In Nostoc sphaeroides, the genomic window AGGATAGTTTGTAAATGCCTGAAACAACCTATTTACGTTAATACATAAGATAATTCATTTGTACAGTGCGTAAGTCCTATAGCGGTGTGCAGTTCAGTGAGATACAAAAAAAATGCTGGAATGATTTGACAGCAAGGACTTTGGTGTTCTCATCCAATCGATAACCGCTATAAAGAGGACAAATTAGGACTAGCTGAGGAGAAAAAGAAAATATGTTGTTTTGTAGTTTTTGTTGGCCAGTCGAGGTTAAGAGGTAGCCAGGCTAGCTGCTGATCATCATAAAATAGAGCACCAGTGCTTTTGTCGTATGTAAAAATGCCATCCTGAAGTTGAACAACATTACTCGATCTAAGCGTTAGTAGATTAGTTTTAAACAGAGTAGAGTCAATAGCACCTTTAAAGTTCACTCTGCCTTGCTCGGCTGTATTAGGAGCAGTAGTAACTTCAATAAAATCCTCTTTAACTGAGAAGTCTGTAATTGTATCAATACCGCCACCTGAGTAATACAACTCAAAGGTATCTTTACCCTGACCACCAGTGAGAATGTCATTACCACCTCCTCCAACTAAGCGGTCTTTACCCGAACCACCTATTAGAGTATCATCGCCTTCGTAACCGTAGATTACATCGTTTTTTTCAGTCCCAGTTAGATAGTCGTTTCCAGTGGTGCCGTTAATAGTTTCCACATTCTTTAACTTCCTGATAAATTTAGTAGACATAGGAGTGAAATTAAATATGCGTTATCCAGAACCCAAGTCTAGACATAGCACTGCTACGTCAAAACAATTCATTTTCACTCCTATCTCTAGTGATTTCACTGTTTATCTTGATTAGCATTGTAGGTAAGCTAGATTACAGCATTTACACTGTCAGTGTCAAGTTACCTACAAGCTACTACACTCCTCAAAAGTAGTAATTGCCAGCCTTCATATTTGGCTCTTTAGAACAATTTTTGTTTACACAGGGCTTCCGGCTATTATGCAATATAGTTTTCTCCTTGCCCCTCTCCTATCATCGCTTTCAGCTTTTCGGATGTACCTCATAGCTGCCGGAAGTGCTGTAATGCCCAAAAGAGGCAAAAGTTACGCAGTATTGACTCACACCTCTAGATTTGCACTTTTCTGCATAGCTTGAAAATTTATATCTAATTAAAATAGGTGCATACTTCAACAAGGATCTTTGACTGCAAGTGATAGAACTTCATTCATCAATTATTAGACGATGTTTGAAAAGTCCTCTTCTTGTTATCAAAACCTTTTAGATCCCTCTAAATCCCCCGATAAATTGGGGGAATTTGACTCCGGTTCCCCCCTTTTTAAGGGGGGTTAGGGGGGATCAACAAGTGTCCAAAATCACAACAAATTACTTTTAAAACAACCTCTTAGAGGATGTTTTAAAAGTCGTGATTGATGTATCAAATATTTTTTTACCCCTCCCTAACCCTCCCCGATGTATTGGGGAGGGAACCGGATTTTTCTTGTTTCCCCCAATACATCGGGGGGCTGAGGGGGTGACAATGCAATTAAAATCACAGTCAAACACTTTTAAAACATCCTCTAAGCTATAGCTGTTTCCGACCTAGTGAGGTACACCCGTAGGGGCACGCCACTGCCGTGCCCTTACACCTTGCGATATACTGTTGTACCGCATCTGAATGGGAACCGCTATAATCGGCATTTAAGTTGCATAAAAGCAGGGCTGGAGCCACTTACTACGAGCGAATCATTCTGGAAAAATGAATGACGTATTTATAAACTTTTCAGCCCTTTACTCTCTCACAAATGATTTAGGATTTATCGTATTTCAAGCTTGTAATGAAAAGTTTGTAGTAAGCACTTTAGTGATTAGAAAATGAGTTTAAGGACTAAAGTCCTTACTACGAACTTGCCTACTCTAGAACTAATCAACACCCCGCAGCTTGCGAGTGTTATCAACTAAACTCTGAGCAAATTGATCAAATCTTTGAGATAGTTTTTCATCTAGCAACTTGCCTTCAGGACTAAAAGCACCATAAGCTTGTCCGATCGCAATTTGTTCGGGAATCACCCAACCATGCACCCATCGCACAATTAGCCGTAGGTCATTTAAAGCATTACTATTAGACTGACCCCCTAATACGCTGATTAGTCCTGTAACTTTATCAGACAGTTGCTCAAAGCTCATCAAATCTAGGGCATTTTTTAGCACACCACTAACGCTACCATGATACTCAGGTGTCGCTAAAATTAACCCATCGGCGCGGCTGACTGTATCTTGCAACCGCAGAACATCTGGGTACTCTGGATACTCCTTGGCGCCAGTGCAAAACGGTAGCTGCAACTGCCGTAAATCAATAATTTCTACCTCTCCACCCACCGCTTCAACTCTTTGCACTGCTATTTGCAAAGCAAGCTGGGTATAGGAGTTTGGTCTTAAACTACCACCTATGCCAATAATTCTTACCATAATTAACCCACAAACTATTAACTAACTACTATCACCAGGTTTCTTGAAAAGCGAAATCGTTATGACTATGCTTATCTTAGCGATTTGTGTCGGAATGTGTCAAATTAATATCTACTGGGGACTGGGAAAGAATTATTCCTAATCTCTAATACCCAGTCCCCAATCCCTAATACCCAATCCCCAATCCCAAATCCCCAATACCTAGTCTGGAAGTTAGACTAGATAAGAAAAGTGTAATTTCCAGTTATTACAATTTTTGGTAGAAGAATAGGCATAAAACCATAGCTCAACTTGTGCCAGCAGACAAAGGGTAATTATTATGACAAATTTGGGAAAAAAAGCATTGATAAAAAGACAGTCGTCAAAGCGTGGTGCTTGGGTTGGTGCGATTGCAGCTAGTTTGATTATGTTACCAGGAATTTTCGGGAGTACTCCCGTCTTGGCACAAAAGGCAGAAAGCACCTCTTTAAATTATGGCGACTTGATCAAGAAAGCGAAGGCGGGAGAAATCCAAAAAGTAGAGCTTGACGAAACTGAACAGCTAGCAAAGGTTTATCTCAAAGGGCAAAAGGCTGATACACCACCGCAACAGGTGAGACTTCTGGCACAAAACACAGAGTTAATTAACATCCTCAAAGATAAGAATGTTGATTTTGGCGAAGTTTCCTCAGCTAATAGTCGAGCTGCTGTTGGACTGTTAATCAATCTCATGTGGATTTTGCCACTGGTAGCTTTAATGCTATTATTCCTGCGTCGCTCTACCAATGCTTCTAGCCAAGCGATGAATTTTGGTAAATCCAAAGCTCGCTTCCAAATGGAGGCAAAAACTGGAGTAAAATTTGAAGATGTAGCCGGGGTTCAAGAAGCTAAAGAAGAACTCGAAGAAGTTGTTACTTTCCTGAAACAGCCAGAAAGATTTACTGCTGTAGGCGCACGTATTCCCAAAGGAGTGCTGTTAATTGGCCCTCCGGGTACTGGTAAAACTTTACTAGCAAAAGCGATCGCAGGTGAAGCTGGTGTACCATTTTTCAGTATTTCCGGTTCAGAATTCGTAGAAATGTTTGTTGGTGTGGGTGCATCTCGCGTGCGCGACCTCTTCAAGAAAGCCAAAGAGAATGCCCCTTGTCTAATATTTATCGATGAAATTGACGCAGTAGGTAGACAACGGGGTGCTGGTATCGGTGGCGGTAACGACGAGCGCGAACAAACCCTCAACCAACTGCTCACCGAAATGGATGGTTTTGAAGGTAACACAGGCATCATTATTATTGCTGCCACTAACCGCCCAGATGTTTTAGATACAGCGTTACTCAGACCGGGACGCTTTGACAGACAAGTGATGGTCGATCCACCCGATCTCAAAGGACGACTGGATATTTTGAAAGTCCACGCGCGGAATAAGAAAATTGATCCTAGCGTATCATTAGAAGCGATCGCTCGTCGCACTCCTGGTTTTACTGGCGCAGACTTAGCCAACTTACTCAACGAAGCTGCCATTCTCACTGCTAGGAGACGCAAAGAAGCTGTCACCCTTTTAGAAATTGATGCAGCTGTAGATCGAGTTGTTGCAGGTATGGAAGGTACCGCCTTAGTAGACAGCAAGAGCAAGCGCTTGATTGCCTATCATGAAGTTGGACATGCTTTAGTTGGTACATTCCTAGAAGGGCATGACCCTGTACAAAAAGTTACACTCATCCCACGAGGGCAAGCACTGGGATTAACTTGGTTTACTCCCAACGAAGAACAGGGGTTAATTTCCCGTTCCCAACTCAAAGCCAGAATTACTGCTACTTTGGGTGGTCGCGCCGCCGAGGAAATTGTTTTTGGTAAGCCAGAAGTGACCACAGGTGCAGGCAATGACCTGCAACAAGTTACAGGAATGGCGCGGCAGATGGTGACACGCTTCGGGATGTCAGAATTAGGCCCATTGTCACTAGAAAATCAGAGTGGAGAGGTATTTTTGGGGCGTGACTGGATGAATAAATCAGATTATTCTGAGGAAATTGCCGCCAAAATTGATTCACAGGTGCGTGAAATTGTCAACAATTCCTACATTAGAGCAATAGAACTGTTGCAAGAAAACCGCATAGTTTTGGAGCGTTTAGTAGATTTGTTAATAGAACAGGAAACAATTGAAGGTGATGCATTCCGCAAAATTGTTGCTGACAATACCCAGGTAGCCGATGCACAAGTGGCTGTACCTCATTAGGGAATATTTGACATTCCCTAGTACACTGTGGCGGAAGTTTGCCTACCTTTAACAAGAGGATTTACGCTGTGCTGTACTAGTGAAAATCCAAATATTCATATTCCCGACTTTTTGAAAAAGTCGGGAATTTTATGTGAAAAATAATTTTTTATAGCGCAATACAACTCAGTTATAAAACTTACGCACTGTACAAATGCATCGTGATGTGCATGAACGATTAATAGGTTGTTTTAGGCTTTTCTTAATTATTTTGCGATGCCTACGGCGGTAAACTACGTAAACAGACCATGCTGTAGGGGCATGGCACAATGCTCATTGGTGTCAACTTAACGTAAAAGGCATGTCCCGCAAGGAACTGAAGTTCCAAGAATAATAGCTAAAGTCTACTGAAGTAGACTAAAGATTTTTAGTGGGACTTAGACAAAAAACACCTATAAAATTGCCTCAAATGTATGTACAGAAAGATTTTGACATCGTTTTGCTTAGTTCCTTGATATATTTGGGTTTCAGCCATTTTTGAGCATTTGGTGTATTTCCATTACTGTGTATGGGTTTGAGGCTTGTTTCTCACTCAAAAATGTTTAAGTCCCGTTAGGAATATTTAGTCTACTTCAGTAGACTTTAGCTAAAAGCCAAAGAACTTTAATTCGAGGCGGGCGTGGAAGCCAACAGATAAGCGATTTTTAGCTTAAGTTGACACGTATGAGCAATGCTGTGCCCTTACGAAAGATATGTTTTTTAACCTTTATCGAAACAGAATAGAGGCGTCAGTCGCCAGAATTCAGAATGGGAGGATCAAGCCTTAACTGAAGTGTATTGGGTTAAAATCATAGTAGTTGAGCCAGTTGCAACAGCGATCGCACAATCAGGCATCATTTCCTCTAAACTGAGTTGAGCAATCTCCCAAGCTTTTTGGTACAGTATTCTAGAAAATCCAGATCACGAGAATAGGCGAACGCTCATTGCAATTGCCAGTTTATTGCTCAAAATCTAGAACGCAGTTGCTATGATCAAACGCCTGCTTGTGGTAGAATCTCCCGGAAAAGTCAAAAAACTCAGTCAAATTCTGGGTTCGGATTGGAAAGTTTTAGCCAGTTGTGGCCATATCCGAGAACTCAGCAATGAAGGAGACGATTCCTTGGGCTTCGTCATGGACGGCAGTAATGTTCGGTGCAATTACGTTCCGCGTGACCAACGAGCGAAAGAAACAATTCAGAAACTCAAGTCTGCGGTGAGGCAGGTTGATGAAGTTGTCTTAGCAACTGACCCAGACCGGGAAGGTGAAACAATCGCTTGGCATCTCAAAGAAACGCTGGGTTTAAAGGAACCGAAACGAGTAATTTATACTGAGATTACAGCATCGGCGGTACAGAGTGCGATCGCTAATCCCAGAAAGCTAGACCAAAACTTAATCGGTGCTGGGTTGTGCAGAGATTGCCTAGATAAGTTGGTAGGTTACAAGGGTAGTCCTTTAGTTTGGGCATTGAATAACGGCGCTAAGAGTGTTGGCAGAGTCCAAAGCGCCACGTTGCACTTGATTTGTCAGCGAGAAAACGAAATTCTGGCGTTTGTCCCCCAAGATTACTGGAGTGTCTGGGTAGATTATGCGGAAGGATTTCGGGCTTTTTACAAAGGGACGGTCGATTCTGCAAAAGATGCAGCAGACCAAGAAACTGAAACTAATGATGACGCAAAGGTAGGTAATAGTCCAGAAACACCAGAGTCTAAGCGCGTTCTTTCCGAAGCAGAGGCTACACGTTTAGTTGAAGAAGCACAGCGACATCCTCATCAGGTGATTCATTTTGAAGGAAAAATTGTTAACCGCCAGCCACCGCCACCATTTACAACTTCTAGCCTTCAGCAAGCAGCTGGTTCAAAGCTGAGGTTTGCTCCTGATAAAACTATGGTTGTTGCTCAAAAGCTATATGAGGCTGGGCTGATAACATATATGCGAACAGATTCAGTAATGCTGAGTCCAGAATTTTGTGCCAGCGCCCGTAAATGGTTAGAGCAAAATGATCCGCCGAATGTACCGTCGCAAGTTGCCAAGCATCGTAGTAGCAAATCCGCTCAAGAAGCACATGAAGCGATTCGTCCAACGGATGTATTTCGTCCCTCAGTTCAGTTGCGTTTAGAACTTCCTGATGATGAGTTTAATTTGTATGTGATGATTTGGAAACGGTCAATTGCTTCTCAGTGTCGGGCTGCTCAATTACGTAAAACTTTAGTGATTACTCAGTCTGGTTCTCTACTGTGGTCAGCCAGAGGGCAAGTGATTGAATTTTACGGTTATGCTCGGTACTGGAACAATCTCAGCAAGGACAGTGTTTTACCTTCATTACAACAGGGACAAGCATTGAAACTGGAGAATGCGGGACATGAAAAGAAGCAAACCCAGCCACCACCTCGTTATAGCGAACCAAAATTAGTGCAACTGATGGAACGTAAAGGAATTGGTCGCCCAAGTACTTATGCTCCTACTGTTGCTACCTTAAAAAAACGAAATTATGTCGAATTGAAAAAAGATCATCTGCAACCGACAGCGTTAGGGTTAGAAGTTGATGCGTTTTTGCTCAAAGCACTGCCAGATTTATTAGAGGCGGAATTTACAGCGAAAATGGAGGATGCCCTTGATGCAATTTCTGAAGGAAAAAACTCTTGGCAGCATTATTTAACTAGTTGGAATCAGAATTATTTTGTCCCAGCGCTCTCTAAAGCTAAAACTGTAGTTGCGAGTTCCCCAACAGGTAAAACTAATGTGATAACTGAGCGCAAATATGAAACTTCCAAGACGCGATGCCCTGAATGCAAAAATTTTCTTGCCAAAATTCCGAGTAGTAAACTTAAAAAGAAATATTTCCTCAAATGCATCAAAGGCTGTGAAAATATCGTGCTATTTTGGAGTGATTTTAATAAAACTTGGCAGCCACCACAAGCTAAAACAGTCCAAACTGAAAATCAACAAAAGCCTCCCGTGAAGATGACGGCATATCCCTGCCCAGTATGTAAGAAACCTTTAGAGGAGTACAGTTACATCAAAGAGGGGCAGAGTAAGAAAATGTTGCGATGTTGTGATCCACAATCACGCAAGGATACTAAACATAAAGATGTAGCTTATTTCAATACGCCAAAAGGGTGGTGGAGTCCTAAGTTTGGGGAATTGAATT contains:
- the topA gene encoding type I DNA topoisomerase, whose amino-acid sequence is MIKRLLVVESPGKVKKLSQILGSDWKVLASCGHIRELSNEGDDSLGFVMDGSNVRCNYVPRDQRAKETIQKLKSAVRQVDEVVLATDPDREGETIAWHLKETLGLKEPKRVIYTEITASAVQSAIANPRKLDQNLIGAGLCRDCLDKLVGYKGSPLVWALNNGAKSVGRVQSATLHLICQRENEILAFVPQDYWSVWVDYAEGFRAFYKGTVDSAKDAADQETETNDDAKVGNSPETPESKRVLSEAEATRLVEEAQRHPHQVIHFEGKIVNRQPPPPFTTSSLQQAAGSKLRFAPDKTMVVAQKLYEAGLITYMRTDSVMLSPEFCASARKWLEQNDPPNVPSQVAKHRSSKSAQEAHEAIRPTDVFRPSVQLRLELPDDEFNLYVMIWKRSIASQCRAAQLRKTLVITQSGSLLWSARGQVIEFYGYARYWNNLSKDSVLPSLQQGQALKLENAGHEKKQTQPPPRYSEPKLVQLMERKGIGRPSTYAPTVATLKKRNYVELKKDHLQPTALGLEVDAFLLKALPDLLEAEFTAKMEDALDAISEGKNSWQHYLTSWNQNYFVPALSKAKTVVASSPTGKTNVITERKYETSKTRCPECKNFLAKIPSSKLKKKYFLKCIKGCENIVLFWSDFNKTWQPPQAKTVQTENQQKPPVKMTAYPCPVCKKPLEEYSYIKEGQSKKMLRCCDPQSRKDTKHKDVAYFNTPKGWWSPKFGELNC
- the ftsH gene encoding ATP-dependent zinc metalloprotease FtsH, whose amino-acid sequence is MTNLGKKALIKRQSSKRGAWVGAIAASLIMLPGIFGSTPVLAQKAESTSLNYGDLIKKAKAGEIQKVELDETEQLAKVYLKGQKADTPPQQVRLLAQNTELINILKDKNVDFGEVSSANSRAAVGLLINLMWILPLVALMLLFLRRSTNASSQAMNFGKSKARFQMEAKTGVKFEDVAGVQEAKEELEEVVTFLKQPERFTAVGARIPKGVLLIGPPGTGKTLLAKAIAGEAGVPFFSISGSEFVEMFVGVGASRVRDLFKKAKENAPCLIFIDEIDAVGRQRGAGIGGGNDEREQTLNQLLTEMDGFEGNTGIIIIAATNRPDVLDTALLRPGRFDRQVMVDPPDLKGRLDILKVHARNKKIDPSVSLEAIARRTPGFTGADLANLLNEAAILTARRRKEAVTLLEIDAAVDRVVAGMEGTALVDSKSKRLIAYHEVGHALVGTFLEGHDPVQKVTLIPRGQALGLTWFTPNEEQGLISRSQLKARITATLGGRAAEEIVFGKPEVTTGAGNDLQQVTGMARQMVTRFGMSELGPLSLENQSGEVFLGRDWMNKSDYSEEIAAKIDSQVREIVNNSYIRAIELLQENRIVLERLVDLLIEQETIEGDAFRKIVADNTQVADAQVAVPH
- a CDS encoding calcium-binding protein, with translation MSTKFIRKLKNVETINGTTGNDYLTGTEKNDVIYGYEGDDTLIGGSGKDRLVGGGGNDILTGGQGKDTFELYYSGGGIDTITDFSVKEDFIEVTTAPNTAEQGRVNFKGAIDSTLFKTNLLTLRSSNVVQLQDGIFTYDKSTGALFYDDQQLAWLPLNLDWPTKTTKQHIFFFSSASPNLSSL
- a CDS encoding NADPH-dependent FMN reductase is translated as MVRIIGIGGSLRPNSYTQLALQIAVQRVEAVGGEVEIIDLRQLQLPFCTGAKEYPEYPDVLRLQDTVSRADGLILATPEYHGSVSGVLKNALDLMSFEQLSDKVTGLISVLGGQSNSNALNDLRLIVRWVHGWVIPEQIAIGQAYGAFSPEGKLLDEKLSQRFDQFAQSLVDNTRKLRGVD